One region of Scomber scombrus chromosome 10, fScoSco1.1, whole genome shotgun sequence genomic DNA includes:
- the actr8 gene encoding actin-related protein 8: MTQAEKEQENGREKEKERDKEKEKEQQRGVKRPIAPPAIPEPLQEQIQSNFIVVIHPGSRTLRIGRATDTLPVTIPHVISRRHKQSGQPRYEDAWLLREGLNKPESNEQRQNGLKMVDQAIWSKKMSNGVRRTPVSAEQARAYNCQIRPAVLDNSSRVKWTNTSHHPPHLVGEEALYVNPSDCYNVHWPIVRGQLNVHAGPGGSLTAVLADLETIWSHVIQKHLEIPLKDLKYYRCILLVPDIYNRQHIKEVVNLLLLNMGFSAIIVHQESVCATFGSGLSSACVVDVGDQKTSLCCVEDGVSHRNSRLSLAYGGSDVTRTFLWLLQRAGFPYRDCQLSSRLDCQLLQHIKETFCHLNQDISGLQDHEFQTRFPEAPALLYQVRLGDEKLQAPMGLFYPTTFGIVGQKMTSLQYRSQGDSEDPHDEHYLLSTQNKQDQSSKSASDRKAFSRPGGALDGDVSGQGGIGELSDLPRGCGSGSGGGMQGDMELGPAQGECLMGVGEVEEPMSAHLSRKTAIMSQFESKALGLDKAILHSIDCCASDETKRKMYSSILVVGGGLMFHGAQEFLLHRIINKMPPSFRRLVDNVEVITRPKDMDPRLISWKGGAVLACLDTTQEMWIHQGEWQRFGVRMLRERAAFVW; this comes from the exons ATGACTCAGGCTGAGAAGGAGCAGGAGAacgggagggagaaagaaaaggagcgagataaggagaaagagaaggagcaACAACGCGGCGTGAAAAGACCTATCGCTCCGCCGGCTATCCCTGAGCCTCTTCAGGAG CAAATACAGAGCAATTTTATAGTAGTCATCCACCCCGGGTCCAGGACGCTCCGCATTGGCCGAGCAACAGACACTCTTCCGGTGACCATCCCGCATGTAATATCCCGCAGACACAAGCAAAGCGGACAGCCCAGATATGAGGACGCCTGGCTGTTGAGAGAAGGTCTAAAT AAACCAGAGAGTAATGAGCAGAGGCAGAACGGGCTTAAAATGGTGGACCAGGCCATTTGGTCCAAGAAGATGTCCAATGGAGTGCGGAGGACGCCCGTGTCGGCTGAACAG gccAGAGCGTACAACTGTCAGATCCGTCCGGCAGTGCTAGACAACAGCTCCAGGGTTAAGTGGACCAACACATCTCACCATCCTCCTCATCTTGTAGGAGAGGAG GCTCTGTACGTGAATCCATCCGACTGTTACAATGTCCACTGGCCTATAGTCAGAGGTCAGCTCAATGTGCACGCCGGTCCCGGGGGCTCGCTGACCGCCGTACTGGCCGACCTCGAGACAATTTGGAGTCACGTTATTCAAAAGCATCTGGAGATCCCCCTCAAGGACTTAAAG TATTACAGATGCATCCTGTTGGTTCCTGACATCTACAACAGGCAGCATATCAAGGAGGTTGTCAACTTGCTGCTGCTTAATATGGGCTTCTCAG caatCATTGTGCACCAGGAGTCAGTGTGTGCTACATTTGGCAGTGGGTTGAGCAGTGCTTGTGTTGTGGATGTTGGAGACCAGAAAACCAGTCTCTGTTGTGTAGAGGACGGAGTGTCCCACCGGAACTCAAG GTTGTCTTTGGCGTACGGTGGCTCAGATGTGACCCGTACTTTCCTCTGGCTCCTGCAGAGGGCAGGATTTCCCTACAGAGACTGCCAGCTGTCCAGCAGATTGGACTGCCAGCTGCTACAACATATAAAGGAGACCTTCTGCCATCTAAACCAA GATATTTCAGGACTACAAGATCATGAATTCCAAACACGCTTCCCAGAAGCTCCAGCTCTTCTCTACCAGGTTCGACTAGGAGATGAGAAATTACAG GCACCCATGGGACTTTTCTACCCCACCACATTTGGCATTGTAGGTCAGAAGATGACATCACTGCAGTACCGTTCCCAAGGCGACTCAGAGGATCCTCATGATGAACACTACCTTCTGTCCACGCAGAACAAACAGGACCAG TCCTCCAAATCTGCTTCAGACCGGAAGGCTTTCTCCAGACCAGGTGGAGCTTTGGATGGAGATGTGAGCGGTcagggtgggattggagagctCTCAGACCTGCCCAGAGGCTGCGGAAGTGGCAGCGGTGGAGGGATGCAGGGGGACATGGAGCTTGGGCCAGCCCAGGGGGAGTGCCTAATGGGGGTAGGAGAGGTGGAAGAGCCAATGTCTGCTCACCTCTCCAGGAAGACTGCCATCATGAGCCAGTTTGAAAGCAAAGCACTGGGCCTGGATAAGGCCATCCTGCATAGCATCGACTGCTGTG CATCGGACGAGACCAAACGAAAGATGTACAGTTCCATACTGGTGGTGGGAGGAGGGCTCATGTTTCATGGTGCCCAAGAGTTTCTGCTGCACCGCATCATCAACAAGATGCCGCCCTCCTTCAGAAGGCTTGTAGACAACGTGGAAGTTATCACAAGGCCAAAG GACATGGACCCTCGCTTGATATCGTGGAAGGGGGGAGCAGTGCTGGCGTGTCTGGACACCACTCAAGAAATGTGGATCCACCAGGGCGAGTGGCAGCGCTTCGGTGTGCGAATGCTCCGCGAGAGAGCTGCCTTTGTCTGGTAA
- the LOC133988026 gene encoding uncharacterized protein LOC133988026 isoform X2, producing the protein MGSPFFMMWGITLIFVSSVAAQVTANETEMHCRESHDLPPVSDTSPSFLADMKVEQVAGQNMINISWAINIDGSIQYLTGTRILMPSSPYVCTYNPPLNETTSTLQKWFHYLVKASPGPYFIQIANLPLPPNNSGPSYKYKLVTIRTTTNRRTVPKSTEVTTGRTVPKPTEVPTEPNAPSIRTVAAIFGGLACLMILTSCIIFLCCNLPQKSYGTNLTTALGFKRLPTSPTVPVSVLMVYPAENLAFQQAVLALAEFLQWHGGCSVAIDMWQQGKIAELGPMRWLAEQAKAAEQVLIISPQPSHSPTNSSSPGPSIPAAAHDLYPLILNMVASHAKSATELAQFWVVQMGEQQDKKLSNLPLELGACKSFCLMKDLNKLCQSLYTQRQDDKKNTLDLFFRPGIAYSEKDTVKLRETVEKLSGHQPSISREAEPLKSVVSV; encoded by the exons ATGG GCAGTCCGTTCTTCATGATGTGGGGGATCACACTGATATTTGTGTCCTCTGTTGCGGCTCAGGTGACAGCGAATGAAACT gAGATGCATTGTCGTGAATCTCATG ATCTTCCTCCGGTCAGTGACACTTCGCCATCTTTCCTGGCGGACATGAAAGTTGAGCAAGTGGCAGGAcaaaatatgattaatataaGCTGGGCAATCAACATTGATG gtagCATCCAATATTTGACAGGCACTCGTATCTTAATGCCATCCTCACCGTACGTCTGTACATACAACCCACCTTTGAATGAGACAACCTCCACTTTACAG AAATGGTTTCATTATTTAGTAAAAGCAAGCCCTGGCCCCTACTTTATACAAATTGCCAATCTGCCTTTACCACCGAATAACAGCGGCCCGTCTTACAAATACAAGCTAGTCACAATACGTACGACAACAAACC gTAGAACTGTACCAAAGTCTACTGAAGTTACTACAG gTAGAACTGTACCAAAGCCTACTGAAGTTCCTACAG AACCGAATGCACCATCCATCCGCACAGTGGCGGCCATTTTTGGAGGACTGGCCTGTTTGATGATCCTGACTTCTTGCATAATTTTCT TGTGTTGCAACTTGCCACAGAAAAGCTATGGAACGAACCTCACTACAGCATTGGGTTTCAAGAGGTTGCCTACATCTCCCACAGTTCCTGTCTCTGTCCTCATGGTCTACCCTGCTGAGAATTTAGCCTTCCAGCAGGCCGTGCTAGCCTTGGCAGAGTTCCTGCAGTGGCATGGTGGCTGCAGTGTGGCTATCGACATGTGGCAGCAGGGGAAGATCGCCGAGCTGGGGCCGATGCGCTGGCTGGCAGAACAGGCCAAGGCTGCAGAGCAAGTTCTCATCATCTCCCCACAG CCCAGCCACTCTCCTACCAACAGTAGCTCCCCAGGACCCTCCATCCCAGCTGCAGCTCATGACCTTTACCCCCTGATTCTCAACATGGTGGCGAGTCACGCAAAGAGCGCCACAGAGCTGGCTCAGTTCTGGGTGGTGCAGATGGGTGAGCAGCAGGACAAGAAGCTCAGTAACCTGCCGCTGGAACTGGGGGCCTGCAAGAGTTTTTGTTTGATGAAGGACTTGAACAAGCTCTGCCAGAGTCTTTACACTCAGAGGCAGGATGACAAGAAGAACACATTAGATCTGTTCTTTAGACCAGGGATTGCCTACAGTGAGAAGGATACAGTGAAGTTAAGAGAAACTGTTGAAAAGCTAAGCGGACATCAGCCAAGCATTTCCAGAGAGGCTGAACCATTAAAATCTGTTGTCTCTGTTTGA
- the LOC133988026 gene encoding uncharacterized protein LOC133988026 isoform X3: protein MHCRESHDLPPVSDTSPSFLADMKVEQVAGQNMINISWAINIDGSIQYLTGTRILMPSSPYVCTYNPPLNETTSTLQKWFHYLVKASPGPYFIQIANLPLPPNNSGPSYKYKLVTIRTTTNRRTVPKSTEVTTGRTVPKPTEVPTEPNAPSIRTVAAIFGGLACLMILTSCIIFLCCNLPQKSYGTNLTTALGFKRLPTSPTVPVSVLMVYPAENLAFQQAVLALAEFLQWHGGCSVAIDMWQQGKIAELGPMRWLAEQAKAAEQVLIISPQPSHSPTNSSSPGPSIPAAAHDLYPLILNMVASHAKSATELAQFWVVQMGEQQDKKLSNLPLELGACKSFCLMKDLNKLCQSLYTQRQDDKKNTLDLFFRPGIAYSEKDTVKLRETVEKLSGHQPSISREAEPLKSVVSV from the exons ATGCATTGTCGTGAATCTCATG ATCTTCCTCCGGTCAGTGACACTTCGCCATCTTTCCTGGCGGACATGAAAGTTGAGCAAGTGGCAGGAcaaaatatgattaatataaGCTGGGCAATCAACATTGATG gtagCATCCAATATTTGACAGGCACTCGTATCTTAATGCCATCCTCACCGTACGTCTGTACATACAACCCACCTTTGAATGAGACAACCTCCACTTTACAG AAATGGTTTCATTATTTAGTAAAAGCAAGCCCTGGCCCCTACTTTATACAAATTGCCAATCTGCCTTTACCACCGAATAACAGCGGCCCGTCTTACAAATACAAGCTAGTCACAATACGTACGACAACAAACC gTAGAACTGTACCAAAGTCTACTGAAGTTACTACAG gTAGAACTGTACCAAAGCCTACTGAAGTTCCTACAG AACCGAATGCACCATCCATCCGCACAGTGGCGGCCATTTTTGGAGGACTGGCCTGTTTGATGATCCTGACTTCTTGCATAATTTTCT TGTGTTGCAACTTGCCACAGAAAAGCTATGGAACGAACCTCACTACAGCATTGGGTTTCAAGAGGTTGCCTACATCTCCCACAGTTCCTGTCTCTGTCCTCATGGTCTACCCTGCTGAGAATTTAGCCTTCCAGCAGGCCGTGCTAGCCTTGGCAGAGTTCCTGCAGTGGCATGGTGGCTGCAGTGTGGCTATCGACATGTGGCAGCAGGGGAAGATCGCCGAGCTGGGGCCGATGCGCTGGCTGGCAGAACAGGCCAAGGCTGCAGAGCAAGTTCTCATCATCTCCCCACAG CCCAGCCACTCTCCTACCAACAGTAGCTCCCCAGGACCCTCCATCCCAGCTGCAGCTCATGACCTTTACCCCCTGATTCTCAACATGGTGGCGAGTCACGCAAAGAGCGCCACAGAGCTGGCTCAGTTCTGGGTGGTGCAGATGGGTGAGCAGCAGGACAAGAAGCTCAGTAACCTGCCGCTGGAACTGGGGGCCTGCAAGAGTTTTTGTTTGATGAAGGACTTGAACAAGCTCTGCCAGAGTCTTTACACTCAGAGGCAGGATGACAAGAAGAACACATTAGATCTGTTCTTTAGACCAGGGATTGCCTACAGTGAGAAGGATACAGTGAAGTTAAGAGAAACTGTTGAAAAGCTAAGCGGACATCAGCCAAGCATTTCCAGAGAGGCTGAACCATTAAAATCTGTTGTCTCTGTTTGA
- the LOC133988026 gene encoding uncharacterized protein LOC133988026 isoform X1 — translation MGKGLHGSPFFMMWGITLIFVSSVAAQVTANETEMHCRESHDLPPVSDTSPSFLADMKVEQVAGQNMINISWAINIDGSIQYLTGTRILMPSSPYVCTYNPPLNETTSTLQKWFHYLVKASPGPYFIQIANLPLPPNNSGPSYKYKLVTIRTTTNRRTVPKSTEVTTGRTVPKPTEVPTEPNAPSIRTVAAIFGGLACLMILTSCIIFLCCNLPQKSYGTNLTTALGFKRLPTSPTVPVSVLMVYPAENLAFQQAVLALAEFLQWHGGCSVAIDMWQQGKIAELGPMRWLAEQAKAAEQVLIISPQPSHSPTNSSSPGPSIPAAAHDLYPLILNMVASHAKSATELAQFWVVQMGEQQDKKLSNLPLELGACKSFCLMKDLNKLCQSLYTQRQDDKKNTLDLFFRPGIAYSEKDTVKLRETVEKLSGHQPSISREAEPLKSVVSV, via the exons ATGGGTAAGGGGCTACACG GCAGTCCGTTCTTCATGATGTGGGGGATCACACTGATATTTGTGTCCTCTGTTGCGGCTCAGGTGACAGCGAATGAAACT gAGATGCATTGTCGTGAATCTCATG ATCTTCCTCCGGTCAGTGACACTTCGCCATCTTTCCTGGCGGACATGAAAGTTGAGCAAGTGGCAGGAcaaaatatgattaatataaGCTGGGCAATCAACATTGATG gtagCATCCAATATTTGACAGGCACTCGTATCTTAATGCCATCCTCACCGTACGTCTGTACATACAACCCACCTTTGAATGAGACAACCTCCACTTTACAG AAATGGTTTCATTATTTAGTAAAAGCAAGCCCTGGCCCCTACTTTATACAAATTGCCAATCTGCCTTTACCACCGAATAACAGCGGCCCGTCTTACAAATACAAGCTAGTCACAATACGTACGACAACAAACC gTAGAACTGTACCAAAGTCTACTGAAGTTACTACAG gTAGAACTGTACCAAAGCCTACTGAAGTTCCTACAG AACCGAATGCACCATCCATCCGCACAGTGGCGGCCATTTTTGGAGGACTGGCCTGTTTGATGATCCTGACTTCTTGCATAATTTTCT TGTGTTGCAACTTGCCACAGAAAAGCTATGGAACGAACCTCACTACAGCATTGGGTTTCAAGAGGTTGCCTACATCTCCCACAGTTCCTGTCTCTGTCCTCATGGTCTACCCTGCTGAGAATTTAGCCTTCCAGCAGGCCGTGCTAGCCTTGGCAGAGTTCCTGCAGTGGCATGGTGGCTGCAGTGTGGCTATCGACATGTGGCAGCAGGGGAAGATCGCCGAGCTGGGGCCGATGCGCTGGCTGGCAGAACAGGCCAAGGCTGCAGAGCAAGTTCTCATCATCTCCCCACAG CCCAGCCACTCTCCTACCAACAGTAGCTCCCCAGGACCCTCCATCCCAGCTGCAGCTCATGACCTTTACCCCCTGATTCTCAACATGGTGGCGAGTCACGCAAAGAGCGCCACAGAGCTGGCTCAGTTCTGGGTGGTGCAGATGGGTGAGCAGCAGGACAAGAAGCTCAGTAACCTGCCGCTGGAACTGGGGGCCTGCAAGAGTTTTTGTTTGATGAAGGACTTGAACAAGCTCTGCCAGAGTCTTTACACTCAGAGGCAGGATGACAAGAAGAACACATTAGATCTGTTCTTTAGACCAGGGATTGCCTACAGTGAGAAGGATACAGTGAAGTTAAGAGAAACTGTTGAAAAGCTAAGCGGACATCAGCCAAGCATTTCCAGAGAGGCTGAACCATTAAAATCTGTTGTCTCTGTTTGA